One Streptosporangium becharense genomic window, GCCCCGCCGTCCACGACGGGGCAGCAGGGTGGGCAGGACGCGTCGGACGCCCCGTCCGCGCCGGCCCGCAAGCCGAAGACCGTGGCCGCCGGCACGTTCATCTCCCACGAGCACGAGACCCGGGGCCGGGCGAAGGTGCTGGAGCTGGCCGACGGGAGCCGGGTGCTCAGGATCGAGAACCTGAACACCTCCGACGGTCCCGACCTGCGGGTGTGGCTGAGCGACCAGCCCGTCAAGGAGGGCACCGCCGGTTGGTTCAACCTCGACGACGGCGAGCACCTGGAGCTGGGCAACCTCAAGGGCAACAAGGGCAACGCCAACTACGCCATCCCCGCGGACGCCGATCTCGACAGCCTGAAGACGGTCACCATCTGGTGCAAGCGCTTCAGTGTCTCCTTCGGTGCCGCGGCGCTGACCCCGGACACCGCGGCCTGAGACACCGCGGCCTGAGACACCGCCGGCCGGACTGCGACAATGCTCGGCTTATGAGCGTTTCACAGCAATTGCATGTCGTCGGCCGTTCCCTTCTCGGCGAGCAGCTCGCGCACCCGACGGTGGCCGGGATCGCCCGCGGGGACCTTCCCGAGCCGGTCTTCCGGTCCTGGCTCGAGCAGGACTACCTCTTCCTCCTCGACTATGTGCGGGTCTTCTCCCGGCTGGCGTGGCAGGCCCCCGACGGGCATCTGGGCGACCTGGTGGACCTGGCCCACGCCACGCTCCACGACGAGCTGAAGCTGCACCGGTCGCTGTCGGCGGAGTTCGGCGCCGACCTCGACGGGGCGAGGAAGGGGCCGGCCTGCGCCGCCTACACCGCCTTCCTGCTCGACTCCGCGGCCTCCTACGCCGACGGCCTGGCCGCGCTCTACCCGTGCATGTGGGGTTACTCGGCGCTCGGTCGTGCCCTCGCGGAGAATCCTCCGGCCGAACCGCGCTACCGCGCCTGGGTCGACACGTACGCGGATCCGGGCTTCGCCGCGCTGACCGAGCGAATCGCCGTGATGATCGACGAGGCGGTCGTCGACGCCGAACGGGCCAAGGCTCTCTTCGCTCAGGGGATGGCGCACGAGCTGGCCTTCTGGGACGTGCCCTGACCCGGAGGCGGTGAGGGAGAGGTCACCGGGCCCACGGCGGCAGGACGGTCCGCCCGTCCAGGGTCGCCGTGATCCCGGCGGAGGTGCACGCGATGGCGCCGGCCGGTTCGGTCGGCGAGCCGTTCCTGATCGAGAACGGGACGCCGGGCGGCAGGATCAGCGCGTCTCCCGCCTCGATCACGTGCTCGACGCCCCCGATGACGCCCACGATCCGCCCCGACTGGGCGACGAACACCTCCTCGCGGTCGACGCTGTGCTCCCTGCTCTCCGCGCCGGGCTCCATCTCGAGTGACCAGACGGCCAGTTCCGACGAGCCCCGCGAGGGGACGGCGAGCGAGCGCATGGTGATGCCGCCGTTGTCGAAGACGGGGGCGTCGGCCAGTTTCGCGGTGGTCATGCTGCCTCCAGATATGGTCAACCTGATTGACTGTATGCCGAAAAGGTAAATCACGTTGACCATCTCGTCAACCGTTCGCACGCCGGAGGGAGGGGGTGTCCGGCGGCTTCGCCCTCCACCGGGGCTCGGACTTGGGACAATGGCCTCATGAGTGTTCCTGAGGTCGAAGCGCAGGCGGTGCCCGAGGGCGTGTTCCTGCTCGATGTGCGAGAGAACGACGAGTGGCGGGCCGGCCACGCGCCCGGGGCCGTCCACATCCCGCTGGGCGAGTTGCAGGCCCGGGTCGGCGAGGTGCCCAAGGACGCCCCCGTCTACGTAATCTGCCGGGTCGGCGGCCGTTCGGCCAACGCCGCCGCCTGGCTCAACCACGTCGGCTGGGACGCGATCAACGTCGGGGGCGGCATGCAGTCGTGGCACTACGCCGGCCGCCCGATGGTCGCGGAGACCGGCGGTGACCCGTTCGTGGCCTGAACCGCTCATCGGGGGCGAACCCTTGTCAGAAAGGAAATAGATGACATAATCAGCACGAATTGCTTACCGCGGGAGCTCGGGCGAGACCGGGCTGAGAGGGCGGAACCACGCAGGGGGTCACACGGGCCCCCGCCGTGCCGCCGACCGCATGAACCTGTCCGGGTAATGCCGGCGTAGGGAGCGTGTGATGAAGTCTGCCGCCGTCGGCCCCCGGAGCGGCCCTTCCGAGACCGTCGACCCGAAAGCGGCCGAGGCGCCCCTCACCCTGGACGAGGCCCCGCCCAAGGCCCTCGGCGTGCTCGACCAGGGTGCGCTGTGGGCCAACCTCGGTGTCAGCCTGCTCGGGTTCTCCGGCGCGATCACCCTGATCAACCCGCTCGGCGACCGGCCGCTGAGCTTCGCGGCGGCGATCCTGGCCGCCGTCGCGGGCAGCCTCATCGGCACCGCGATGGTCGGCCTGGCCGCGATCCCCGGGCAGCGGACCGGCGCCCCGGCCATGGTCCTGCTCCGCGGCCTGTTCGGCGCGCGGCTGTCCTACCTGCCGACCGTGCTGAACATCATCCAGATGATCGGCTGGGGCATCTTCGAGCTCTGGGTCATCGCCCGGGGTGCCCAGGCCATCGCCGGCTCCCTCGGGGCCACCGGGGTGCCCTACGCGGTCTGGGTGGTCGTCGCGGGAGTGATCACCACCGCGTTGACCATCCGACCGCTGGGAGCCGTCCGGATCCTGCGCAGGTACGTCACCGTCGGTGTGATCATCTCGATGGCCTGGTTCCTCGTCGCGCTGTTCCGGCAGGTCCCGACGGTCAGCGGTGGATCATGGGAGGCGTTCGCCCCCTCGGTCGACTACGTGATCGCGCTCTCGGTCTCGTGGGTGCCCGTCGCGGCCGACTTCGCGCGGTTCTCCCGATCCGGCAGGGCCGCCTTCACCGGCGTCGTCGGCGGCTACACGATCGCCCAGGTCGCCTGCCTGACCCTGGGAATCGCGGCGCTCGCGCTGGTCGGCAACGACCCCGGAAAGGTCTGGGACCCCTTCGTCGCCGCGGCGCTCGGTCCGCTGTTCTTCGGTATCCTGGTGCTGCGCGAGACCGACCAGTCGTTCGTGAACGTCTACTCCACCGCCATGTCCCTGCAGAACCTGCTGCCCCGGCTGGACCGCCGGGTCATCTCCGTGGCCGTCGGCGCGCTGGTCACGCTGATCGCGATCTTCGCCACCTCCGACGCCTACACCGCTTTCCTGGGCCTGATCGGGGCGGTCTTCGTGCCGATGTTCGCGGTGCTCGCCGTCGACTACTTCGTGCTCGGCGGCTCCCGCCGCTGGGACACCTCCGACGACGCGCCCGCACGGCCGCTCATGATGGTGCCGTGGGCACTCGGCTTCGTGGCCTGGTGGATGCTCGCCGCCCTGCCGGTCGCGCCGGAACTGAGGTGGTGGACCTCGTTCTGGACGGGCGCCCGCGACGCGATCGGGTTCGTCCCGCAGCCGTGGATGAGCTCCGCCGTCGGAGCCTTCCTCGTCGCCGGGCTGGTGACCCTGGCCCTGGGAGCCCTGCGCCGCCGCAGGTGAGCGACCGGCCCCGCGGTCCGGGGCCGTCCGCCGGCCGCGTGCCGTCGTCCGCCGGCCCGCGCGCCGACGGCGGGCACGACGGCGTGCGTGGACGATGAGCATGGGCAGCGGGCGATGAAGTATGGACGGGCATGGGCGGACATGGACGGGCATGGACGGACGCATGGACGGGCATGGACGGCGGGAGAACCGCCGGGGCGTGCTACGCGCCGGCGGACGGGCGGCGGCGCGCGCCGGTGCTCTCGATCCGCAACAGGCGTTCCTTGGCCGCCGCGCCTCCGGCGTAGCCGCCGAGGACCGCGTCACTCTCCACCACCCGGTGACACGGCACGATCACGCACACCGGGTTGCTCGCGAGCGCGTTGCCGACCGCGCGCAACGCCCTCGGCCTGCCGATCCGCTCGGCGATCTCGCGGTACGTGGTCACCGTCCCGTACGGGACCGACAGCATCATCTGCAGCACGGTCCTGGCGAACTGGGTGGTCAGCCGCAGGTCGACCGGGGTGGTGAAGGCGCGCAGCCGGGCGGAGAAATAGGCGTCGAGCTCCCGCCGGACCGGGTCGAGCCGCCGGGCGTCCGGCCCGATGAACGTGCCGACCTCCTTGCTGATCCGCTCGAAGACGACGTTCTCGTCCTCGTAGCTGCACGCCACCACGCCCCGGGCCGTGACGGCCAGGGTGAGGCGCCCCACCGGGCCGTCGAGTGTTCCGAAGGCTATCTCGGGGTGGCTCGTGCCGATGTAGTCGGGCGACGTCACCCGTAGCAGTGCATCGATGTCGCCGGATGACACGGCCCCACCCTTTCGTAGCCAGGTGTGTGGTGACCGCAGCGTATCGGACGGATCGCCCCCGCGAGTGGCAACACGTGCGGGATGAAAGTGCCAAGATCAGGCCGGTCGAGACGGCACTATGGGTGTGTGCTGGACTACAGGGCCGGGAGTGACGGAGGCATCGGCCGTGCGGTCGTCGCCGCGGCGCCCAACGCGATCGTCGCGATCGACGAGGAGGAGTCGGTCATCGCATGGAATCCCGCCGCCGAGCGCCTGTTCGGCTGGTCGGCGTGCGAGATGATCGGCCGTAGGGCGCCGGTCGTCCCCGAGGAGCTGAGGGCCGAGCACAACGCGGTCCTGGAGAAGGTCCGCACCGGCGGCCAGGTGTCGCTGCGGACCAAGCGGTTCCGCCGCGACGGCAGCCTGTTCGACGTGCGGGTCGACACCGGCGTCCTGTGCTCGGACACCGGGGAGCTCCTCGGCTACGTGAGCGTCTACCACCTCGCCCAGGACGACGAGACCGCCAACGACCGCCACGCCCGCAGGACGCAACTCGTCCGCAGGCTCACCGACGTGGTGGCCGACATCAACGCCGCGCGGGAACTGCCGGACGTGCTCGACCGGATCGCGGCCAGTCTCGCCGAGCTGACCGGGGCCGACGCGGGCGGCTTCGTGCTCATCGAGGGCGACCGGCTCCGGCTCGTCGCCCGGCACAAGCTGCCCGAGACACTGCGCAACTCCACCGCCGACCTGCGCACCAGCCTGGTCGGCAAGCTGTTGCGCGAGGGCCGGACCGTGATGCTGGAGACCGGTGACCGGGCACGGCTGGACGAGCTGATCTGGTCGCAGCTGCCCGGCCTGCACACCATCGCGCTCGGCCTGGCGGTGGTGGGCGGACGGCCGTACGGCGCGCTGTACGCGCTGTTCGCCAAGCGCAAGGCCGGCCATCTGGAACTGGAGCTGCTGGAGCTCCTGGCCGGTCACGCCGGCATCGCGGTGGGCAACGCCACGGCCTACCAGGAGGCGGTGCGGCAGCGTGCCCACGAGCGCGCGGTCTTCGACGCCAGCGCCGACGGCATCGCGGTCCTCGACGAGACGGGCCGGGTCACCCAGTGGAACCCGGCGGCCACCGAGCTGACCGGTTTCCACGCCGCCGAGGTGATCGGCGGGCCGCCGCCGTTCCGGCTGCCCGGGCCGGGGGACAAACTCACCATCCAGCTTCCCTCGGGCACCTGGCTGGACGTGCTCTGCGCCGAGATCGTGGAGACGGGCGAGATGGTGGTCGACTTCCGCGATGTCACCCGGGCCAAGGAGCTGGAGGAGGCCAAGGACCTGTTCCTGGCGACCACCAGCCACGAGCTGCGCACCCCGATCACCGTCGTCCGCGGCTTCGCCAGCACGCTCGACACACGCTGGGACAGCATGACCGACGCCGAACGCCGCTCGGCCGTGCACACCATCGCCGAACGGGCCCGCTCGCTCGGCCAGCTCATGGACCACCTCCTGCTCGGCTCCCGCGCCGGGGCCCCGGAGCTCCCCTTGAGGATCGAGGACTTCGACCTGGCCGAGCTGGTGCGGGCCGCGACGATGGGGCTGCCGGTGCTGTCGGACCTGCACCGGATCGAGGTTTGCCTCCCCGACGACCTGCCCCCGGTCTCGGGAGACGTGCTCGCCACCGACATCCTGCTGGGCCAGCTGCTGGAGAACGCCTTCAAGTACTCCCCGGACGGCGGCCTGATCAGGGTCGAGGCGTGGGCGGACGGCGACCGGGTGGTGCTGGTCGTCGACGACGAGGGCGTGGGCATCTCCCCTGCCAGCAGGGAGCGGGTCTTCGAGCGCTTCGTCCAGGGCGACAGCGGTGACCGTCGCAGGTTCGGCGGGGTGGGGCTCGGCCTGTACATCGTCCGGAGTCTGGCGAGGGCCCAGGGCGGTGACGTCTCGGCCCATCCGCGGCCCACCGGGGGCACCCGGATGCGCCTTGCCCTGCCCATCGCCGACACGCCCGGGGCCCATACCTGATCGACACGCCGAGGCGGTAACAAGTCGGTAACGGATGAGCTGATCTATTGTCGAATGTGCACAACCCGTAATTGGCACTCGGTTTCTCAGCCCATCTAACGGGGCATTTCGGTCGTAGTGGGGTGTGTCCCTCAGGGGGAACAGGCATAACGGGGAGGTGAGTGCGTCGAGCGTCGTCTTGTTGCCGTATGCACCGTCCAGCGTCGCTGTCGCACGTCAACGCCTCTGCTCTGACCTGCAAGAACGGGGTGTTTCCGAGCCTGCGATCGACGACGCGGTGCTCGTGGTCAGCGAACTGCTGAGCAACGCGCTTCGACATGCGCACCCGTTACCGTCAGGGCAGATCAGGGTCGCGTGGCACTGGATCGAAGACCACGTCGAGGTCGCGGTGAGTGACGGTGGGGCCGCCACCGAGCCCCGCGCCGGACGTCCGACGCTCTCCTCCCTGGGGGGACGAGGTCTCGGAATCGTCGACTACATCGCCTCCCGGTGGGGGGTCCGGCACGAAGGAGACGTCACCACGGTGTGGGCCGTGGTCACCGCGTCCGAGACGCTGGGTAACGGCCATCTCTCAGCCCCCGAGCCGGCCCCGGCCCTTCGCGAGTGCGGTTAGCCTCCCGCCCCGCCGCGTTCCGTCCGATGCCCACCTGTCATGGGACCGGGCGGGATACGGACCGGGGCGGGTCTCGCCGCCCGGCGGGCCCCTCCGTCCGGGTGAGTGCCGGGCCGGGTCTCACCGCGCGGTGAGTGCCGGGCGGTGCAGCACCGCCCGCTCGGCGGCCGTCCACGCCGTCGTGACGAGCAGGTAGATTCCCGCCGCGAGCGGCAGCACCGCCGCGGCCAGCACCGTCCCGTACGGCAGCAGCGGCAGCACCCGGCGCAGCGCCGGCTGGACCTCCTCGCCCATCGTGCGCCGCATCCGCCGCGACGTGATCGTCGCGACGGCGGCGAGCAACAGGAAGAGTCCGGCGAACACCAGCGCCGGCCCGCTGATCAGGCCGAACCCGGCGACCGTGCCCGCGAACTGCTGCCCCAGCTGCACTCCGAACAGCCCGTGCGTGAGCAGCGCGTTGGCGTGTCCGGCGATCGTCGAGGAGACGAAGACCTGGTACATCACGGTGAAGAACGGCAACTGCGCCATGCCTGGCAGGCAACCGGCCAGCGGCGAGGTCTTCTCCCGGGCGTACAGGGCACTCAGCTCGCTGTGGAGCCGCTCGGGTTGCCGGGCGTACCGCTCCCTCAGCTTCCTGACCTCGGGTGCGAGCCGTGCCCTGGCCCGCTCACCCCTTGCCTGCATGACGCCGAGCGGCAGCAGCAGGAGCCGTACGCCGAGGGTGAAGACGACGATCGCCAGCGCGGTGGAGTCCAGCGGCTCGGCGAGGGCGGTGATGAGACCGGCGGTGAAGCCGATGACGGAGTCGAACATGCGAAGGGCCCTTCTGACTGGTGCGTGGACAGCGCAGAAGGCGCCCGCGGAACGGGACGTCGGGAAGCGGACCCGAGCGGGTCCGCGAAAGTCACGCGGGCGCCGGGCCCGCCGAGGGTGCTCGGGGCCGGGACCTCCCGGCCGCGTCGGGGTCGCGCTGCCGGACGAACAGGCCCCGCCCGGCCCGCTCCCGCCGGGACGGCGGCACGCGCCGCTCCGCCTCGGAGGCGACGGGCATCCGGCGCAGCGCCGCCCAGGCGAGCAGGAGCACGCCGAACCCGACCACGGCGGCGATGGTCAGCCCGCCGTCACCGGCCAGCCAGGCGGCGAGTGTCTGGAGCGCGACCAGCAGGTTCACCTGCCGGACTTGCCCACCATCGTGACCACGGCGACGACTGCGAAGGCCACCACCGCGAGCACGAGCACGAACTTCAGCAGCCCGAACAAGGCGGGCAGCACCAGCCCGAACACCACGTAGAGCGCAAGCAGGAGACCGATGACCGCAAGCACGACACGACTCATGAGATCTACCGTACGTCCGGAAGCCCGGGGACGTGACCGGGGAACATAACGATCAGATCCTTACGGATCCTTACGGAGCGGTGACGAGGCTGGGGAACGGTCCCCGGTGGGGCCTACCGTGGTGACCATGAGCGCGCGCATTCTGGTGGTCGACGACGATCCGATGGTGGCCGAGGTCGTGGCCCGCTATCTGGAGCGTGACGGCCACGCGGTCGAGTGCGTCGGAGACGGCGCCGAGGCGCTCAGACGTGCCCTGTCCAACCCGCCGGACCTGATGGTGCTCGACCTGATGCTGCCCAAGATGGACGGACTCCAGGTCTGCCGGAAGCTCAGGGAGCGCTGGCCGGTCCCGGTGATCATGCTGACCGCGCTGGGCGACGAGATGGACAGGGTGGTCGGCCTGGAGACCGGGGCCGACGACTACGTCACCAAGCCGTTCAGCCCCCGCGAACTGGCGCTGCGGGTCCAGTCGGTGCTGCGCCGGGCCCGCGGCGGCTCGGTGCCGGCCGGCACGGGCGTGCTCAGGGACGGCGACCTGACGGTCGACGTCGGGGCTCACGAGGTGCGACTCGGCGGCACGGAGATCATGCTGACCGCCCGTGAGTTCGACCTCCTGGCCCACCTGATGCGCAACCCCCGCCAGGCGTTCAGCCGCTCCACCCTGCTCGACCAGGTCTGGGGCTGGTCCTTCGGTGACTCCTCCACGGTGACCGTGCACGTCCGGCGTCTGCGCGAGAAGATCGAACCCGACCCGACGGCGCCCCGGAGGATCGTCACCGTCTGGGGCGTCGGCTACCGCTACGAACCGCTGGCGGAACCGTGATCCCCGAGATGCTGGTGATCGTCGCCGTCACCGCCGGGCTCGGCCTGCTGGTCGCGGTGGCCGGCCTGGGGGTGATGTGGCTACTGCGCGGCCGGTCGATCGGCGCGATGCTCGCGGTGGTCGCCGTGGTGACCGTGGTGGCCACCGTGGGCGGTGTGGTCGCCATCACCCTGAAAATGATCATCGAGGGCACGCCCCGTGACATCGTGCTCAGCGTGGTCGCCGTCGGCGGCCTCGTCGGCATGGGCGTCGCGACGGTGCTCGCCCGCCGGGTCGTGGCCGCCAGCCGCAGGCTGGTCGACGCCGTCCGGGCGGTACCGCCGTCGGGGGAGTTCACCCCGCCCACCGGCCTGCCCGCCGAACTCGACACGATCGCGAGGACCCTGGACCAGGCATACCGGCGGCTGCGCCTCAGCCACGAACGCGAGCGGGCACTGGAGAGCGCCCGCCGCGAGCTCGTCGCCTGGGTCAGCCACGACCTGCGCACCCCGCTGGCGGGGATGCGGGCCATGGCCGAGGCCCTGGAAGACGGCGTGGTCGACGACCCGGAGACCGTCGCCCGATATCACCGGCAGATCCGCCTGGAGGTCGACCGCCTGTCGGACATGGTCGACGACCTGTTCGAGCTCTCCCGGATCCACGCGGGCGCCCTGCGCCTGTCGCGCCACCGCATCGGTCTCGGCGACCTCGTCGCCGACGCGCTGGCCGGGGTGGAACAACTGGCCAGAGCCAAGGGGGTGCGGCTCACCGGCGACGTCGGGCCGGTGGTGCCGGTGCAGGCCGACGCCGGTGAACTCTCCCGGGCACTGCGCAACCTGGTGGTCAACGCCATCAGGCACACCCCAGGCGACGGCACCGTCTGGGTGCGCGCCGACGTGCGGGACGGGGTCGCCTGCCTGTCGGTCACCGACTGCTGCGGCGGCATCCCGCCGGGCGACCTGCCCCGCGTCTTCGACGTCGCCTTCCGC contains:
- a CDS encoding rhodanese-like domain-containing protein gives rise to the protein MSVPEVEAQAVPEGVFLLDVRENDEWRAGHAPGAVHIPLGELQARVGEVPKDAPVYVICRVGGRSANAAAWLNHVGWDAINVGGGMQSWHYAGRPMVAETGGDPFVA
- a CDS encoding cupin domain-containing protein; translation: MTTAKLADAPVFDNGGITMRSLAVPSRGSSELAVWSLEMEPGAESREHSVDREEVFVAQSGRIVGVIGGVEHVIEAGDALILPPGVPFSIRNGSPTEPAGAIACTSAGITATLDGRTVLPPWAR
- a CDS encoding sensor histidine kinase, whose amino-acid sequence is MIPEMLVIVAVTAGLGLLVAVAGLGVMWLLRGRSIGAMLAVVAVVTVVATVGGVVAITLKMIIEGTPRDIVLSVVAVGGLVGMGVATVLARRVVAASRRLVDAVRAVPPSGEFTPPTGLPAELDTIARTLDQAYRRLRLSHERERALESARRELVAWVSHDLRTPLAGMRAMAEALEDGVVDDPETVARYHRQIRLEVDRLSDMVDDLFELSRIHAGALRLSRHRIGLGDLVADALAGVEQLARAKGVRLTGDVGPVVPVQADAGELSRALRNLVVNAIRHTPGDGTVWVRADVRDGVACLSVTDCCGGIPPGDLPRVFDVAFRGEAARTPRADGAGAGAGLGLAIARGIVEAHQGSIGVVNTGPGCRFEIRLPLSA
- a CDS encoding sensor histidine kinase — protein: MKVPRSGRSRRHYGCVLDYRAGSDGGIGRAVVAAAPNAIVAIDEEESVIAWNPAAERLFGWSACEMIGRRAPVVPEELRAEHNAVLEKVRTGGQVSLRTKRFRRDGSLFDVRVDTGVLCSDTGELLGYVSVYHLAQDDETANDRHARRTQLVRRLTDVVADINAARELPDVLDRIAASLAELTGADAGGFVLIEGDRLRLVARHKLPETLRNSTADLRTSLVGKLLREGRTVMLETGDRARLDELIWSQLPGLHTIALGLAVVGGRPYGALYALFAKRKAGHLELELLELLAGHAGIAVGNATAYQEAVRQRAHERAVFDASADGIAVLDETGRVTQWNPAATELTGFHAAEVIGGPPPFRLPGPGDKLTIQLPSGTWLDVLCAEIVETGEMVVDFRDVTRAKELEEAKDLFLATTSHELRTPITVVRGFASTLDTRWDSMTDAERRSAVHTIAERARSLGQLMDHLLLGSRAGAPELPLRIEDFDLAELVRAATMGLPVLSDLHRIEVCLPDDLPPVSGDVLATDILLGQLLENAFKYSPDGGLIRVEAWADGDRVVLVVDDEGVGISPASRERVFERFVQGDSGDRRRFGGVGLGLYIVRSLARAQGGDVSAHPRPTGGTRMRLALPIADTPGAHT
- a CDS encoding TenA family protein, whose protein sequence is MSVSQQLHVVGRSLLGEQLAHPTVAGIARGDLPEPVFRSWLEQDYLFLLDYVRVFSRLAWQAPDGHLGDLVDLAHATLHDELKLHRSLSAEFGADLDGARKGPACAAYTAFLLDSAASYADGLAALYPCMWGYSALGRALAENPPAEPRYRAWVDTYADPGFAALTERIAVMIDEAVVDAERAKALFAQGMAHELAFWDVP
- a CDS encoding DUF6412 domain-containing protein; translation: MNLLVALQTLAAWLAGDGGLTIAAVVGFGVLLLAWAALRRMPVASEAERRVPPSRRERAGRGLFVRQRDPDAAGRSRPRAPSAGPAPA
- a CDS encoding response regulator transcription factor, which encodes MSARILVVDDDPMVAEVVARYLERDGHAVECVGDGAEALRRALSNPPDLMVLDLMLPKMDGLQVCRKLRERWPVPVIMLTALGDEMDRVVGLETGADDYVTKPFSPRELALRVQSVLRRARGGSVPAGTGVLRDGDLTVDVGAHEVRLGGTEIMLTAREFDLLAHLMRNPRQAFSRSTLLDQVWGWSFGDSSTVTVHVRRLREKIEPDPTAPRRIVTVWGVGYRYEPLAEP
- a CDS encoding methylated-DNA--[protein]-cysteine S-methyltransferase yields the protein MSSGDIDALLRVTSPDYIGTSHPEIAFGTLDGPVGRLTLAVTARGVVACSYEDENVVFERISKEVGTFIGPDARRLDPVRRELDAYFSARLRAFTTPVDLRLTTQFARTVLQMMLSVPYGTVTTYREIAERIGRPRALRAVGNALASNPVCVIVPCHRVVESDAVLGGYAGGAAAKERLLRIESTGARRRPSAGA
- a CDS encoding purine-cytosine permease family protein; this translates as MKSAAVGPRSGPSETVDPKAAEAPLTLDEAPPKALGVLDQGALWANLGVSLLGFSGAITLINPLGDRPLSFAAAILAAVAGSLIGTAMVGLAAIPGQRTGAPAMVLLRGLFGARLSYLPTVLNIIQMIGWGIFELWVIARGAQAIAGSLGATGVPYAVWVVVAGVITTALTIRPLGAVRILRRYVTVGVIISMAWFLVALFRQVPTVSGGSWEAFAPSVDYVIALSVSWVPVAADFARFSRSGRAAFTGVVGGYTIAQVACLTLGIAALALVGNDPGKVWDPFVAAALGPLFFGILVLRETDQSFVNVYSTAMSLQNLLPRLDRRVISVAVGALVTLIAIFATSDAYTAFLGLIGAVFVPMFAVLAVDYFVLGGSRRWDTSDDAPARPLMMVPWALGFVAWWMLAALPVAPELRWWTSFWTGARDAIGFVPQPWMSSAVGAFLVAGLVTLALGALRRRR
- a CDS encoding YidC/Oxa1 family membrane protein insertase produces the protein MFDSVIGFTAGLITALAEPLDSTALAIVVFTLGVRLLLLPLGVMQARGERARARLAPEVRKLRERYARQPERLHSELSALYAREKTSPLAGCLPGMAQLPFFTVMYQVFVSSTIAGHANALLTHGLFGVQLGQQFAGTVAGFGLISGPALVFAGLFLLLAAVATITSRRMRRTMGEEVQPALRRVLPLLPYGTVLAAAVLPLAAGIYLLVTTAWTAAERAVLHRPALTAR
- a CDS encoding DM13 domain-containing protein → MKIRKLLRHPATWVVAAFAAVAFGVALYLFQPWRLFTTVEVNEAVPVVADAPPSTTGQQGGQDASDAPSAPARKPKTVAAGTFISHEHETRGRAKVLELADGSRVLRIENLNTSDGPDLRVWLSDQPVKEGTAGWFNLDDGEHLELGNLKGNKGNANYAIPADADLDSLKTVTIWCKRFSVSFGAAALTPDTAA
- a CDS encoding ATP-binding protein translates to MSASSVVLLPYAPSSVAVARQRLCSDLQERGVSEPAIDDAVLVVSELLSNALRHAHPLPSGQIRVAWHWIEDHVEVAVSDGGAATEPRAGRPTLSSLGGRGLGIVDYIASRWGVRHEGDVTTVWAVVTASETLGNGHLSAPEPAPALRECG